The genomic window CTGGAGCAGAACAGCTCTGGAAGTCGAGAGGGTCTACGAGGAAGTCGCTGGGTAACGTTTTTAACTGCCTTATCCCGCTGAATCCTTGGTGAGAGAATGACGGTAGTAATTAACATGCGAGATGGACTTGACGAGAGGGGGATAAGAATAGCCGCGAGGTTCATACTGGGAGGAAGGCTCGTCGCGTTTCCTACAGAGACCGTTTACGGTCTTGGCGCAGATGCACTCAACGAGAACGCTGTGAGGAGAATCTTCGAGGCCAAGGGAAGACCAGCCGACAATCCGCTCATAGTTCACATCGCAGAATTTGACGACCTGAAAAAGCTCGCTGAAGAAGTTCCCAGGGAGGCAAAGCTTTTGGCTGAAAGATTCTGGCCGGGCCCCCTGACGATGGTCCTGCCCAAGAGGGGAGAGGTTCCGTACGTTACCACCGGCGGCCTCGACACAGTCGCGGTAAGGATGCCAGCGCATCCAATAGCACTCGCCCTCATAAAGGCCAGCACTCCGATTGCGGCGCCTTCAGCAAACATAAGTGGAAAGCCGAGCCCAACGCTGGCGGAGCACGTGATAGACGACTTCTACGGGAGAATCGAGTGCATAATCGATGGCGGCGAAACGAAGATCGGTGTCGAGTCAACGGTTATAGACCTGAGCTCAGAGAGGCCGACCCTGCTGAGGCCCGGTGGCCTGCCACTCGAGGAGATAGAGAAGGTAATAGGGGAAGTCGAGATACACCCCGCTGTTAGGGGTAAACTCGTCGATGTGGCCCGTTCCCCGGGCATGAAGTACAGGCACTACTCGCCCAGTGCTCAGGTGATAGTTGTCGAGGGGAAGAGGGAAAACGTGAAGGGAAAGATAGCCGAGCTGGTGGAGGTGTACCGTTCCAAGGGCCTGCGAGTTGGAGTCATGGCAACGGAGGAGTACGAGGCGGACGAGTTCTTCCACCTGGGGAAAACGGAGGAAGAGGTGGCGAGAAACCTCTTCAGGGCACTCAGAGAGCTCGATAAGAGAGGCGTTGACGTGATAATCGCCGAGGGCATCGAGGAGAGGGGCCTTGGATTCGCGGTTATGAACCGCCTGAGAAAGGCAGCAGGGTACAGAATAGTATGGGCATAGACAACGCTTAAATATCCCGAGCCCTTAAATTTAGCCAGCAAGCCCTGGACTTGAATCATGTGGGGTGAGAAATTTGCCAGCGAACGTTGGGCTAGAGGGGCCAGAAGAGCTAGAACAGCTCGCTTTCAAGAGGCTCAATGAGGGAAGAATCAAGGATGGACTCAAATTGGTCCTTCGCGCCGCCAAAGGTTATGAGGAAGAAGGTAAAACCGAAGATGCCGCAAGGCTTTACAAGTACCTAGGATACGTTCTTCTCAAAAAGACGAAGGCCATTGAGAAGGCCCGCCCCTCCCTCCTGAAGAGCGCTTACCTGTATATCGACCTCATAGAGGAGGAAATCTCCCGGGCCGAGGTTAATCTCGATATTCTCGATGAGTACTGCTCAAACGTCCTTGAGATTTTCATGACGCTTAACGATGAGAGGAACCTTATGAAGTACGCAGAGGAGTTTGCGGCCATCTACGAGGACCTGGGCAACTCCTACCAGGACAACGATGACATACCCATGGCCATAAGGGCGTACGAGGCGGCTTACCGTTACTACAGGACCATAAACGACGTTGAGTCTTACAAGAGGCTCGCCGAGACCCTGATAACCCTCTATGGTCAGATTGCCGAGGGTAGGCTGGAGAAAGGCGATGCCAAGGGTGCGGCGGAGGCGTTCTACCGGCTTGCGGGATTCATTCGTGCCATATTCGGCTACGACATACATTTCATTGAGATGATGGACACCGCAGCCAAGAACTTCGAGAAGGCAAGCAAGGTAGCTTACTCCCAGGGTGACCTCGACGGGACGACAAGCTGCCTCGTGAAGGCTCAGTACGCGTATCTGCTTGCGAAGAACTTCAGCCGGGCCAAACTCATCGGACTCAACACCGCGAGGATGCTCTACCAGATAGTGAGCTCCTACAGAGCCAAGGGGAACGATGAGATGGCCGCTGAGAAGCTCACCGAGCTAACTGAAGCCCTCATTGGAATGGGCAAGCTCAACGAGGCTATGGGGACGTACAAGAGCGTTCTGGAGACCAAGAGCGACCTTAGGTTCCGGGTCAGGGTCCGCATAGCTGCGCTCAAGCAGTTCGCGGCATCCACTGGATCGGAGGAAGTTCTGGCGGATATAGAGACCGTTGAGTACTACTTCAACAAGAAGGCCTACCTTCGGGCGCTGGAGCTGGCAGAGAACGCCATGATGAGGGAGGGTCTCAAGGAAGCCGCGAACAAAATCCACGAGGCCGAGGGAATATATCATTAGAAAGAAGGGAAAGGTGTCACTGGGGCTGAGGCTTGACCTCAACCCTCGGAAGGGGTATATGGTAGGGCAGACGCATCTCCTTGGCCATCAGCATGAGGATCGGGGAAATCTCCTTGGTTATGAAGTTGACGACCTCCGCGAAGGTCAGGGAGTCTATCTTTTTCTCATCTTCCCAGAGGTTAAGTATATCATCCATTCTATCCTTCTGGGGCGGAACGTAGAGTATCACGCCCTCGATCGCACCCTGGGCGATTTTGGGGTTGTAATCGATCTCGTATCTGAAGAGTACTTCTATCCCGTTCAGCTTCCCCGTGGGAGTGCGTATCTCTCCGAGGCGCATCTCTTTAACCTTGGGGGAGAGCCTGACCTCTATTTGGCCCTGAGGCACCGCGAGGGTAATCCTCTCGAGCTCTATTTTGGTTACGTTGAATCCCAGCACTGGCATCTCTTTCACCACCCAAAACTGGTTCCAGCTATATAAAACGCTATCGGTAGGGCTTTAAACGTTCCGGTCGAGCTTAGCTCGATGCCGCGTGAAAAAGTTGTCCGTGTCTGGGACGAGAGGGAGGTCAGCTACTCCCCCAAGAGATGGCGCTACCTCCAGGAGAAGCGGGAGAAAGCACTTGAGATTATGGAACGCCTCAGTCAGTTTGACCCACAGCTCTACGGCAGCGTCGCCAGGGGAGATGTAAGAAGGGACAGCGACATAGATATCTTCATCCCCTACCGGGTGCCGAGCTACCTAATCGAGCTCGCTCTTGAGGGGCTTGTGAGCAGGAGAAAAATAGTCATGGCAACCCCCTGGCACCTCATCAAGGGCGTCATCGAGATAGATGGGGAAACGACGGTCACCTTTCCATTGATCGACCCCACCGACAGGGAGCTTGAGTTCTACAGGTGGGGCGGGATGATAGACATGTGGGGAGTGAAGACCAGGCAACGCGTCCCTGGCGTTAATAAGAAGCTAATCCTGATAATCCCCACCGAGAGGGGGCACATCGAGAGGGAAGTCATGGGAAGGGAGAGCGAGGTGGCGAGAGTTTTAGGAGTGAGCATAGACATCGTCACCGAGCGCGTTCACGTTCTGACGAGAAGGGACAGCATCGGGAGAACAGGAATCTACATCAACGAGGAAGTTCCCGACTGGATGAGCTTCGAGGAGGCTCTGAAGCTCATAGCCGACCGCGACCCAAACGTTAGGAGGAAGGTAAGGGAGCGGGGAGGGGTTTAAGGTTGTACCATGCACAGTACAACCCTTTATAAACTCCTGTACTGCACATAGTACAAGAGTGCAGAAAAGGAAATAAGAAGCTCAGCCCTGACAGCACTTCTCCTTCATGTGGGCCGGCAGAATCTCCTTGAAGCCCGTGTACTTCCAGATGGCTCTTGGGAGCTTTACGACCCCCTCCTCGGTCTGGAAGTTCTCAAGTATCGCCACTATCGCCCTTGAGGTTGCTATGGCCGTCGAGTTAAGGGTGTGGAGGAACCTGGGCTTCTCGTGGGTCTTGTCGCGGTAGCGGATGTTTAACCTTCTCGCCTGCCACTCGGTGCAGTTGCTCGCGCTTACAACCTCCCTGAACTTGCCCTGGCCGGCCATCCAGGCCTCGATGTCGTACTTCTTTGCCGCAACGTATCCCAGATCGCCGGTGCAGATGTTCACAACGCGGTAGGGAATCTCAAGCTCCTGGAATATCTCCTCGGCGTTGGCTATGAGCTTCTCGTGCCACTCCCAGCTCTCCTCGGGCTTCGCATAGACGAACTGTTCAACTTTATGGAACTGGTGGACGCGAAAGATTCCCTTTGTGTCCTTTCCTGCCGTCCCTGCCTCCTTCCTGAAGCACGGGCTTATTCCAACGTAGAGCAGCGGTAAGTCCTTCCCTTCGATTATCTCGTTGGCGTGCATTCCAGCGAGCGGGTGCTCGGCGGTTGGGATCAGGTAGAGGTCCTCGCCCTCGACCTTGTATATGACATCCTCGAAGTCACCGAAGCTCGTGACGCCCTCCTCCACAAAGCGCCTGACCATGTACGGCGGTATGACTGGAGTAAACCCTTTCTCGATGAGCTTGTCGAGAGCAAAGCGGAGGAGAGCAAGATCGAGGATGACAAGCTCGTTCATGAGGTAGTAAAAGCGCGCACCGCTGACCTTCGCGGCCCTCTCAAGGTCGGCACCGCGGAGGAGTTCAAGCATGTCAACGTGGAGCCTCGGTCTCCAGTCGAGGATTTCGTACTCCATCTTTCCGAGGCTCTGCTCCTTAAAGCTCTCAAGGAAGCCCTCCCAGACTCTCGCCCTGCCCCAGAACCTTATGGGAACGTTCTCGCTGTCGTCCTTACCGATGGGAACGGTTTCATGGGTGATGTTCGGGAGACGCCAGAGGTAGTAGTCTATCTTTGCCCTCAGTTCCTCGACTTCCTTCTCAAGGGCCTCAATCTGCTTCACTATCTCATTGCTCCTCGCAAGGAGGTCGTCTATCGGCTCGCCGGCCTTCTTGCGCTTGCCTATCTGAACCGCCAGCTGGTTGCGCTCCTTTCTGAGGGCGTTTATTCTCCTCAGGTTCTCGCGCCACTTCCTGTCGAGCTCCAGAATCTCGTCTATCCACTTGAGCTTCTCAAGCTCGCCGCGCTTTATGAGGTCACCCTTAACGAGGTCGGGATTTTCACGGATGAGCTTTATGTCCAGCATAGTCCTTCACCTGGGAGAAAAAGGTGAAGGAGTTTAAAAAAGGTTTTGATGGGGTATTTGGAGGGACGACAAACTCAGCCGAAGAGAGTAACCTCGACCTCCTCTCCTGCCTCCAGTATCTCGACGTTCTCCGGTACCTCAATGAAGCCGTCGGCCTCTATGAAGCTCGTGACCGCGCCGCTTCCCTTGAGTATGGGTATCGCTTTTTCGCCCTCTACCCTGACAGGCAGGAACTGACGCCTGCCCTTGACGGAGAAGACCTTGTGGGCGAGTCTCTTCCTGACCTTTCTGACCTCGATCTCCCTTCCGAGAAGCTTTCTCAGGAGGGGTGCAACGAGCAGGGTGAAGTTGGTCAGGCAGCTGGTCGGATATCCAGGCAGGCCAAAGACGGGCTTTCCGTTGATCAGGCCGATTATCGTCGGCTTACCCGGCTGAATCGCTATGCCGTGAATCTTCACTTCGCCGAGCTCTTCGACTATCG from Thermococcus sp. MAR1 includes these protein-coding regions:
- a CDS encoding L-threonylcarbamoyladenylate synthase, with the protein product MTVVINMRDGLDERGIRIAARFILGGRLVAFPTETVYGLGADALNENAVRRIFEAKGRPADNPLIVHIAEFDDLKKLAEEVPREAKLLAERFWPGPLTMVLPKRGEVPYVTTGGLDTVAVRMPAHPIALALIKASTPIAAPSANISGKPSPTLAEHVIDDFYGRIECIIDGGETKIGVESTVIDLSSERPTLLRPGGLPLEEIEKVIGEVEIHPAVRGKLVDVARSPGMKYRHYSPSAQVIVVEGKRENVKGKIAELVEVYRSKGLRVGVMATEEYEADEFFHLGKTEEEVARNLFRALRELDKRGVDVIIAEGIEERGLGFAVMNRLRKAAGYRIVWA
- the serS gene encoding serine--tRNA ligase; translated protein: MLDIKLIRENPDLVKGDLIKRGELEKLKWIDEILELDRKWRENLRRINALRKERNQLAVQIGKRKKAGEPIDDLLARSNEIVKQIEALEKEVEELRAKIDYYLWRLPNITHETVPIGKDDSENVPIRFWGRARVWEGFLESFKEQSLGKMEYEILDWRPRLHVDMLELLRGADLERAAKVSGARFYYLMNELVILDLALLRFALDKLIEKGFTPVIPPYMVRRFVEEGVTSFGDFEDVIYKVEGEDLYLIPTAEHPLAGMHANEIIEGKDLPLLYVGISPCFRKEAGTAGKDTKGIFRVHQFHKVEQFVYAKPEESWEWHEKLIANAEEIFQELEIPYRVVNICTGDLGYVAAKKYDIEAWMAGQGKFREVVSASNCTEWQARRLNIRYRDKTHEKPRFLHTLNSTAIATSRAIVAILENFQTEEGVVKLPRAIWKYTGFKEILPAHMKEKCCQG
- a CDS encoding nucleotidyltransferase domain-containing protein; translation: MPREKVVRVWDEREVSYSPKRWRYLQEKREKALEIMERLSQFDPQLYGSVARGDVRRDSDIDIFIPYRVPSYLIELALEGLVSRRKIVMATPWHLIKGVIEIDGETTVTFPLIDPTDRELEFYRWGGMIDMWGVKTRQRVPGVNKKLILIIPTERGHIEREVMGRESEVARVLGVSIDIVTERVHVLTRRDSIGRTGIYINEEVPDWMSFEEALKLIADRDPNVRRKVRERGGV